A stretch of the Cucurbita pepo subsp. pepo cultivar mu-cu-16 chromosome LG16, ASM280686v2, whole genome shotgun sequence genome encodes the following:
- the LOC111777493 gene encoding kinectin-like isoform X3, translated as MVFSSFFCWEDRVVFFDMEKIVSDMKVAEWKRSSLYKAHERLHMEASSFLLLSLQWKDLEMHFDSTRDMIQTEYEELERREKAIKLKEERLEDVEKSIDACSKEIELKKNELFELNRLIVKCDDAIRLKGSELDLAQERLGGLLKDIELKEDTVNKVCMRILDVKKEFDDKEKAFDMIRKRIDDCEYVMELKEQKLNGILQLIEERSIECDFKGKSVEMIKALLQEHEKELATKKKQYDAIQMAIKERDVELKLKEKELQTIQNMIATKWKEKRLDKMEKAIKLRTEELELKEKEFGVMESKLKSLSEELLSKESELESIKTCIKEHSKELDVQEKQLDSTQQSIQDCQNAVVLLTNYASAIVKEIVQCSKEWELKENHLDPLQESMDDYSNNEFPPVMKEHDSISLIVDKCLEGLKAQKGHFNLLRKSIEERSKDLKNEENNFEKRSEELNKKDEKVSTYLKEIEYLKADLASQVALLEKGGEGRLKEIQHKGLGEKLDSKDKDTSLVRDLMETCNEKVRLVKKEESGCIPAASSNTLNFHIGSALDGTLLLVLLCEHLKLHDLVRTELIITLKTSSDPAKLVLDALRWFYPPHTVSEDAKIDLHNAKRGCIFLSELLLKFSPQITAPLKEEALKLAGQWKAKMSMAVENHVEVVAFLLLVANFQLASDFDAAELQILLNSVSQYKQALELARALGIGDKSSEGRATPSSAKPEQPESLPAKEVELSSLKNEQLSMDPSEERLYLLLNNQLTRQKLVPSAILLFLEKSSDPAKLVLDLIKGYVHQQLNKEQIGFEESFLRWSTLLLKQLKQISPSIGPKEREDAMKLAIDLKLNMRNDTNGSMDAVVFLLLIVSYGLTTSFSGDEILKLFENVVLHEQASELCLMFGYNQKIQELVQNLIGTKQFVRAVRFICGYKLASFRPVQILNEYLRDARNATVKAINQDNTG; from the exons atggttttttcttcttttttttgttgggaagATAGAGTAGTTTTTTTCGATATGGAGAAGATTGTTTCGGATATGAAAGTTGCGGAGTGGAAGCGGAGTAGCCTATACAAAGCGCACGAACGGTTACATATGGAGGCTTCTTCATTTTTGCTTCTTAGTCTTCAGTGGAAGGACTTGGAGATGCACTTTGATTCGACTCGTGATATGATTCAGACGGAGTACGAGGAGCTTGAACGGCGGGAGAAGGCGATTAAGTTGAAGGAAGAGCGGTTGGAGGATGTGGAGAAATCTATTGATGCATGCTCGAAAGAGATtgagttgaagaagaatgaattgTTCGAGTTGAATCGTTTGATTGTGAAGTGTGATGATGCGATTAGATTGAAAGGGTCGGAACTGGATTTAGCACAAGAGAGACTGGGAGGTTTGTTGAAGGATATTGAATTGAAAGAAGACACGGTCAATAAAGTATGCATGAGAATCTTGGACGTTAAGAAAGAGTTTGACGATAAGGAGAAGGCTTTTGATATGATTCGAAAGAGGATTGACGATTGTGAGTATGTGATGgaattaaaagaacaaaaattaaatggaataCTACAGTTAATCGAAGAGCGATCAATTGAATGTGATTTCAAGGGGAAGAGTGTAGAAATGATTAAAGCATTGcttcaagaacatgaaaaagaGCTTGCAACCAAGAAGAAACAATATGATGCAATTCAGATGGCAATTAAAGAGAGGGACGTAGAACTCAAACTTAAAGAAAAGGAGCTTCAGACAATTCAAAATATGATTGCCACAAAGTGGAAAGAGAAGAGATTAGACAAGATGGAAAAGGCTATAAAATTGAGGACTGAAGAGCTTGAACTTAAGGAGAAGGAATTTGGTGTAATGGAGAGCAAGTTGAAGTCTCTTTCTGAAGAGTTATTATCAAAGGAATCAGAATTAGAATCCATCAAAACGTGTATCAAGGAGCATAGTAAAGAACTTGATGTGCAGGAAAAGCAGCTCGACAGCACCCAACAATCTATTCAAGATTGTCAAAATGCTGTTGTACTGCTTACAAATTATGCTAGTGCAATAGTTAAGGAAATTGTCCAATGCTCGAAGGAATGGGAGTTGAAGGAGAATCATCTTGATCCACTCCAAGAATCCATGGATGACTACTCGAACAACGAGTTTCCTCCTGTGATGAAAGAACACGATTCCATTTCTTTGATAGTGGATAAATGCCTTGAAGGCctaaaagctcaaaaagggCATTTCAATTTGTTGAGAAAATCAATAGAAGAGCGCTCAAAGGATCttaagaatgaagaaaataattttgaaaaacgatCAGAGGAGCTCAACAAGAAAGATGAGAAAGTGAGCACATACCTAAAAGagattgaatatttaaaagcaGACTTGGCTTCCCAGGTAGCACTGCTGGAAAAAGGCGGTGAAGGTCgattaaaagaaatacaacACAAGGGGCTGGGTGAGAAACTTGATTCAAAAGACAAAGATACCAGTCTAGTCAGAGATTTGATGGAAACATGTAATGAGAAGGTAAGATTAGTAAAAAAGGAGGAATCAGGCTGCATACCAGCTGCAAGTTCTAATACGTTGAATTTTCATATCGGGTCGGCATTGGATGGAACGCTTCTGTTAGTTCTCTTATGTGAACATCTGAAACTACATGATTTGGTACGCACGGAACTGATTATTACTCTAAAAACATCCTCTGATCCTGCTAAGTTGGTTCTAGATGCTTTGAGATGGTTCTACCCTCCACATACGGTGTCGGAAGATGCAAAAATCGATTTGCATAATGCCAAGAGGGGATGCATTTTTCTGTCTGAACTATTATTGAAATTCTCACCACAAATCACGGCTCCACTGAAAGAAGAAGCTCTAAAGCTGGCTGGCCAGTGGAAGGCTAAGATGTCAATGGCAGTTGAGAATCATGTTGAAGTGGTGGCATTCTTGCTACTTGTAGCTAATTTTCAGTTGGCCTCAGATTTTGATGCAGCTGAACTACAGATTCTTCTGAATTCTGTTTCACAATATAAACAAGCACTTGAGCTAGCCCGAGCGCTTGGTATTGGAGATAAATCTTCTG AGGGCAGAGCAACTCCTAGCTCGGCTAAACCGGAGCAACCAGAATCTTTGCCAGCCAAGGAAGTGGAGTTGTCTTCCTTAAAAAATGAGCAGCTCAGCATGGATCCAAGTGAGGAGAGATTATATTTACTTCTAAACAATCAGTTGACTAGACAAAAATTGGTGCCAAGTGCAATCTTATTATTTCTTGAAAAGTCATCAGACCCTGCAAAACTTGTCTTGGATCTGATTAAAGGTTATGTTCACCAACAGTTGAATAAAGAACAGATAGGCTTTGAAGAAAGTTTCTTGAGGTGGTCCACACTTCTTTTAAAGCAACTAAAGCAAATCTCACCAAGTATTGGTccaaaggaaagagaagatgCAATGAAGCTTGCAATTGACTTGAAATTGAACATGAGAAATGATACAAATGGTTCTATGGATGCTGTTGTCTTCTTGCTACTCATAGTATCGTATGGATTGACGACTTCATTCAGCGGGGATGAGATTTTGAAGCTCTTTGAGAACGTAGTGCTTCATGAACAGGCATCAGAATTGTGTCTGATGTTCGGGTATAATCAAAAGATACAAG AGCTTGTACAAAATCTTATTGGAACAAAGCAGTTTGTTAGGGCCGTCAGGTTTATATGTGGATACAAGTTGGCATCATTTCGACCTGTACAGATCCTGAACGAATATTTGCGAGATGCAAGGAATGCCACTGTAAAAGCCATCAATCAAGACAATACAG GTTGA
- the LOC111777493 gene encoding uncharacterized protein LOC111777493 isoform X1 translates to MVFSSFFCWEDRVVFFDMEKIVSDMKVAEWKRSSLYKAHERLHMEASSFLLLSLQWKDLEMHFDSTRDMIQTEYEELERREKAIKLKEERLEDVEKSIDACSKEIELKKNELFELNRLIVKCDDAIRLKGSELDLAQERLGGLLKDIELKEDTVNKVCMRILDVKKEFDDKEKAFDMIRKRIDDCEYVMELKEQKLNGILQLIEERSIECDFKGKSVEMIKALLQEHEKELATKKKQYDAIQMAIKERDVELKLKEKELQTIQNMIATKWKEKRLDKMEKAIKLRTEELELKEKEFGVMESKLKSLSEELLSKESELESIKTCIKEHSKELDVQEKQLDSTQQSIQDCQNAVVLLTNYASAIVKEIVQCSKEWELKENHLDPLQESMDDYSNNEFPPVMKEHDSISLIVDKCLEGLKAQKGHFNLLRKSIEERSKDLKNEENNFEKRSEELNKKDEKVSTYLKEIEYLKADLASQVALLEKGGEGRLKEIQHKGLGEKLDSKDKDTSLVRDLMETCNEKVRLVKKEESGCIPAASSNTLNFHIGSALDGTLLLVLLCEHLKLHDLVRTELIITLKTSSDPAKLVLDALRWFYPPHTVSEDAKIDLHNAKRGCIFLSELLLKFSPQITAPLKEEALKLAGQWKAKMSMAVENHVEVVAFLLLVANFQLASDFDAAELQILLNSVSQYKQALELARALGIGDKSSEGRATPSSAKPEQPESLPAKEVELSSLKNEQLSMDPSEERLYLLLNNQLTRQKLVPSAILLFLEKSSDPAKLVLDLIKGYVHQQLNKEQIGFEESFLRWSTLLLKQLKQISPSIGPKEREDAMKLAIDLKLNMRNDTNGSMDAVVFLLLIVSYGLTTSFSGDEILKLFENVVLHEQASELCLMFGYNQKIQELVQNLIGTKQFVRAVRFICGYKLASFRPVQILNEYLRDARNATVKAINQDNTGQEDVHAATVEAIDKEIDALNSVVTCVADCNLGSEISSQGLESLVVSLKDMKRLIPNSHGQPISLTDQQPHSIVVQPQSPPRANYEVQRTYPTKGEMKQQVNWDKSEAQKLRSNHEAWQHHSPPTHQPHQQHSPPTHQPHQQHSPPTHQPHQQHSPPTHQPHQQQYPSNNSTLQQLQKKRKSIQYKNRSMKYPRKRPSTGPVFTSSSPRVHDKKSKFQRYNSRFSAMPRLFGFREGGRATELGNRTTSPTRSRP, encoded by the exons atggttttttcttcttttttttgttgggaagATAGAGTAGTTTTTTTCGATATGGAGAAGATTGTTTCGGATATGAAAGTTGCGGAGTGGAAGCGGAGTAGCCTATACAAAGCGCACGAACGGTTACATATGGAGGCTTCTTCATTTTTGCTTCTTAGTCTTCAGTGGAAGGACTTGGAGATGCACTTTGATTCGACTCGTGATATGATTCAGACGGAGTACGAGGAGCTTGAACGGCGGGAGAAGGCGATTAAGTTGAAGGAAGAGCGGTTGGAGGATGTGGAGAAATCTATTGATGCATGCTCGAAAGAGATtgagttgaagaagaatgaattgTTCGAGTTGAATCGTTTGATTGTGAAGTGTGATGATGCGATTAGATTGAAAGGGTCGGAACTGGATTTAGCACAAGAGAGACTGGGAGGTTTGTTGAAGGATATTGAATTGAAAGAAGACACGGTCAATAAAGTATGCATGAGAATCTTGGACGTTAAGAAAGAGTTTGACGATAAGGAGAAGGCTTTTGATATGATTCGAAAGAGGATTGACGATTGTGAGTATGTGATGgaattaaaagaacaaaaattaaatggaataCTACAGTTAATCGAAGAGCGATCAATTGAATGTGATTTCAAGGGGAAGAGTGTAGAAATGATTAAAGCATTGcttcaagaacatgaaaaagaGCTTGCAACCAAGAAGAAACAATATGATGCAATTCAGATGGCAATTAAAGAGAGGGACGTAGAACTCAAACTTAAAGAAAAGGAGCTTCAGACAATTCAAAATATGATTGCCACAAAGTGGAAAGAGAAGAGATTAGACAAGATGGAAAAGGCTATAAAATTGAGGACTGAAGAGCTTGAACTTAAGGAGAAGGAATTTGGTGTAATGGAGAGCAAGTTGAAGTCTCTTTCTGAAGAGTTATTATCAAAGGAATCAGAATTAGAATCCATCAAAACGTGTATCAAGGAGCATAGTAAAGAACTTGATGTGCAGGAAAAGCAGCTCGACAGCACCCAACAATCTATTCAAGATTGTCAAAATGCTGTTGTACTGCTTACAAATTATGCTAGTGCAATAGTTAAGGAAATTGTCCAATGCTCGAAGGAATGGGAGTTGAAGGAGAATCATCTTGATCCACTCCAAGAATCCATGGATGACTACTCGAACAACGAGTTTCCTCCTGTGATGAAAGAACACGATTCCATTTCTTTGATAGTGGATAAATGCCTTGAAGGCctaaaagctcaaaaagggCATTTCAATTTGTTGAGAAAATCAATAGAAGAGCGCTCAAAGGATCttaagaatgaagaaaataattttgaaaaacgatCAGAGGAGCTCAACAAGAAAGATGAGAAAGTGAGCACATACCTAAAAGagattgaatatttaaaagcaGACTTGGCTTCCCAGGTAGCACTGCTGGAAAAAGGCGGTGAAGGTCgattaaaagaaatacaacACAAGGGGCTGGGTGAGAAACTTGATTCAAAAGACAAAGATACCAGTCTAGTCAGAGATTTGATGGAAACATGTAATGAGAAGGTAAGATTAGTAAAAAAGGAGGAATCAGGCTGCATACCAGCTGCAAGTTCTAATACGTTGAATTTTCATATCGGGTCGGCATTGGATGGAACGCTTCTGTTAGTTCTCTTATGTGAACATCTGAAACTACATGATTTGGTACGCACGGAACTGATTATTACTCTAAAAACATCCTCTGATCCTGCTAAGTTGGTTCTAGATGCTTTGAGATGGTTCTACCCTCCACATACGGTGTCGGAAGATGCAAAAATCGATTTGCATAATGCCAAGAGGGGATGCATTTTTCTGTCTGAACTATTATTGAAATTCTCACCACAAATCACGGCTCCACTGAAAGAAGAAGCTCTAAAGCTGGCTGGCCAGTGGAAGGCTAAGATGTCAATGGCAGTTGAGAATCATGTTGAAGTGGTGGCATTCTTGCTACTTGTAGCTAATTTTCAGTTGGCCTCAGATTTTGATGCAGCTGAACTACAGATTCTTCTGAATTCTGTTTCACAATATAAACAAGCACTTGAGCTAGCCCGAGCGCTTGGTATTGGAGATAAATCTTCTG AGGGCAGAGCAACTCCTAGCTCGGCTAAACCGGAGCAACCAGAATCTTTGCCAGCCAAGGAAGTGGAGTTGTCTTCCTTAAAAAATGAGCAGCTCAGCATGGATCCAAGTGAGGAGAGATTATATTTACTTCTAAACAATCAGTTGACTAGACAAAAATTGGTGCCAAGTGCAATCTTATTATTTCTTGAAAAGTCATCAGACCCTGCAAAACTTGTCTTGGATCTGATTAAAGGTTATGTTCACCAACAGTTGAATAAAGAACAGATAGGCTTTGAAGAAAGTTTCTTGAGGTGGTCCACACTTCTTTTAAAGCAACTAAAGCAAATCTCACCAAGTATTGGTccaaaggaaagagaagatgCAATGAAGCTTGCAATTGACTTGAAATTGAACATGAGAAATGATACAAATGGTTCTATGGATGCTGTTGTCTTCTTGCTACTCATAGTATCGTATGGATTGACGACTTCATTCAGCGGGGATGAGATTTTGAAGCTCTTTGAGAACGTAGTGCTTCATGAACAGGCATCAGAATTGTGTCTGATGTTCGGGTATAATCAAAAGATACAAG AGCTTGTACAAAATCTTATTGGAACAAAGCAGTTTGTTAGGGCCGTCAGGTTTATATGTGGATACAAGTTGGCATCATTTCGACCTGTACAGATCCTGAACGAATATTTGCGAGATGCAAGGAATGCCACTGTAAAAGCCATCAATCAAGACAATACAGGTCAGGAAGATGTTCATGCTGCCACG GTTGAAGCCATAGACAAGGAGATAGATGCTCTGAATTCAGTAGTCACATGCGTTGCAGATTGTAACCTTGGTTCTGAAATCTCCTCTCAAGGGCTTGAAAGCCTTGTTGTTTCACTTAAAGATATGAAAAGGTTGATACCCAACAGCCATGGTCAACCAATAAGTTTGACCGATCAACAGCCACATTCCATCGTTGTTCAGCCACAATCACCACCTCGGGCCAATTACGAAGTCCAACGCACATATCCAACCAAGGGCGAAATGAAACAGCAGGTGAATTGGGATAAGTCCGAAGCGCAAAAACTGCGCTCAAACCATGAAGCCTGGCAGCACCATTCTCCTCCAACCCATCAACCCCATCAGCAACATTCTCCTCCAACCCATCAACCTCATCAGCAACATTCTCCTCCAACCCATCAACCCCATCAGCAACATTCTCCTCCAACCCATCAACCCCATCAGCAGCAATATCCATCCAATAATTCCACACTGCAACAACTGCAGAAGAAACGGAAGAGTATTCAGTATAAAAATCGTTCAATGAAGTACCCTCGAAAGCGTCCATCAACTGGACCTGTGTTTACAAGTTCATCTCCTAGAGTACATGATAAAAAATCCAAGTTTCAGCGGTACAATTCAAGATTTTCTGCAATGCCCAGGCTATTTGGTTTCCGTGAGGGTGGTCGTGCTACTGAACTTGGAAATCGTACTACGTCCCCAACCAGGTCTAGACCATAA
- the LOC111777493 gene encoding uncharacterized protein LOC111777493 isoform X2 — translation MEKIVSDMKVAEWKRSSLYKAHERLHMEASSFLLLSLQWKDLEMHFDSTRDMIQTEYEELERREKAIKLKEERLEDVEKSIDACSKEIELKKNELFELNRLIVKCDDAIRLKGSELDLAQERLGGLLKDIELKEDTVNKVCMRILDVKKEFDDKEKAFDMIRKRIDDCEYVMELKEQKLNGILQLIEERSIECDFKGKSVEMIKALLQEHEKELATKKKQYDAIQMAIKERDVELKLKEKELQTIQNMIATKWKEKRLDKMEKAIKLRTEELELKEKEFGVMESKLKSLSEELLSKESELESIKTCIKEHSKELDVQEKQLDSTQQSIQDCQNAVVLLTNYASAIVKEIVQCSKEWELKENHLDPLQESMDDYSNNEFPPVMKEHDSISLIVDKCLEGLKAQKGHFNLLRKSIEERSKDLKNEENNFEKRSEELNKKDEKVSTYLKEIEYLKADLASQVALLEKGGEGRLKEIQHKGLGEKLDSKDKDTSLVRDLMETCNEKVRLVKKEESGCIPAASSNTLNFHIGSALDGTLLLVLLCEHLKLHDLVRTELIITLKTSSDPAKLVLDALRWFYPPHTVSEDAKIDLHNAKRGCIFLSELLLKFSPQITAPLKEEALKLAGQWKAKMSMAVENHVEVVAFLLLVANFQLASDFDAAELQILLNSVSQYKQALELARALGIGDKSSEGRATPSSAKPEQPESLPAKEVELSSLKNEQLSMDPSEERLYLLLNNQLTRQKLVPSAILLFLEKSSDPAKLVLDLIKGYVHQQLNKEQIGFEESFLRWSTLLLKQLKQISPSIGPKEREDAMKLAIDLKLNMRNDTNGSMDAVVFLLLIVSYGLTTSFSGDEILKLFENVVLHEQASELCLMFGYNQKIQELVQNLIGTKQFVRAVRFICGYKLASFRPVQILNEYLRDARNATVKAINQDNTGQEDVHAATVEAIDKEIDALNSVVTCVADCNLGSEISSQGLESLVVSLKDMKRLIPNSHGQPISLTDQQPHSIVVQPQSPPRANYEVQRTYPTKGEMKQQVNWDKSEAQKLRSNHEAWQHHSPPTHQPHQQHSPPTHQPHQQHSPPTHQPHQQHSPPTHQPHQQQYPSNNSTLQQLQKKRKSIQYKNRSMKYPRKRPSTGPVFTSSSPRVHDKKSKFQRYNSRFSAMPRLFGFREGGRATELGNRTTSPTRSRP, via the exons ATGGAGAAGATTGTTTCGGATATGAAAGTTGCGGAGTGGAAGCGGAGTAGCCTATACAAAGCGCACGAACGGTTACATATGGAGGCTTCTTCATTTTTGCTTCTTAGTCTTCAGTGGAAGGACTTGGAGATGCACTTTGATTCGACTCGTGATATGATTCAGACGGAGTACGAGGAGCTTGAACGGCGGGAGAAGGCGATTAAGTTGAAGGAAGAGCGGTTGGAGGATGTGGAGAAATCTATTGATGCATGCTCGAAAGAGATtgagttgaagaagaatgaattgTTCGAGTTGAATCGTTTGATTGTGAAGTGTGATGATGCGATTAGATTGAAAGGGTCGGAACTGGATTTAGCACAAGAGAGACTGGGAGGTTTGTTGAAGGATATTGAATTGAAAGAAGACACGGTCAATAAAGTATGCATGAGAATCTTGGACGTTAAGAAAGAGTTTGACGATAAGGAGAAGGCTTTTGATATGATTCGAAAGAGGATTGACGATTGTGAGTATGTGATGgaattaaaagaacaaaaattaaatggaataCTACAGTTAATCGAAGAGCGATCAATTGAATGTGATTTCAAGGGGAAGAGTGTAGAAATGATTAAAGCATTGcttcaagaacatgaaaaagaGCTTGCAACCAAGAAGAAACAATATGATGCAATTCAGATGGCAATTAAAGAGAGGGACGTAGAACTCAAACTTAAAGAAAAGGAGCTTCAGACAATTCAAAATATGATTGCCACAAAGTGGAAAGAGAAGAGATTAGACAAGATGGAAAAGGCTATAAAATTGAGGACTGAAGAGCTTGAACTTAAGGAGAAGGAATTTGGTGTAATGGAGAGCAAGTTGAAGTCTCTTTCTGAAGAGTTATTATCAAAGGAATCAGAATTAGAATCCATCAAAACGTGTATCAAGGAGCATAGTAAAGAACTTGATGTGCAGGAAAAGCAGCTCGACAGCACCCAACAATCTATTCAAGATTGTCAAAATGCTGTTGTACTGCTTACAAATTATGCTAGTGCAATAGTTAAGGAAATTGTCCAATGCTCGAAGGAATGGGAGTTGAAGGAGAATCATCTTGATCCACTCCAAGAATCCATGGATGACTACTCGAACAACGAGTTTCCTCCTGTGATGAAAGAACACGATTCCATTTCTTTGATAGTGGATAAATGCCTTGAAGGCctaaaagctcaaaaagggCATTTCAATTTGTTGAGAAAATCAATAGAAGAGCGCTCAAAGGATCttaagaatgaagaaaataattttgaaaaacgatCAGAGGAGCTCAACAAGAAAGATGAGAAAGTGAGCACATACCTAAAAGagattgaatatttaaaagcaGACTTGGCTTCCCAGGTAGCACTGCTGGAAAAAGGCGGTGAAGGTCgattaaaagaaatacaacACAAGGGGCTGGGTGAGAAACTTGATTCAAAAGACAAAGATACCAGTCTAGTCAGAGATTTGATGGAAACATGTAATGAGAAGGTAAGATTAGTAAAAAAGGAGGAATCAGGCTGCATACCAGCTGCAAGTTCTAATACGTTGAATTTTCATATCGGGTCGGCATTGGATGGAACGCTTCTGTTAGTTCTCTTATGTGAACATCTGAAACTACATGATTTGGTACGCACGGAACTGATTATTACTCTAAAAACATCCTCTGATCCTGCTAAGTTGGTTCTAGATGCTTTGAGATGGTTCTACCCTCCACATACGGTGTCGGAAGATGCAAAAATCGATTTGCATAATGCCAAGAGGGGATGCATTTTTCTGTCTGAACTATTATTGAAATTCTCACCACAAATCACGGCTCCACTGAAAGAAGAAGCTCTAAAGCTGGCTGGCCAGTGGAAGGCTAAGATGTCAATGGCAGTTGAGAATCATGTTGAAGTGGTGGCATTCTTGCTACTTGTAGCTAATTTTCAGTTGGCCTCAGATTTTGATGCAGCTGAACTACAGATTCTTCTGAATTCTGTTTCACAATATAAACAAGCACTTGAGCTAGCCCGAGCGCTTGGTATTGGAGATAAATCTTCTG AGGGCAGAGCAACTCCTAGCTCGGCTAAACCGGAGCAACCAGAATCTTTGCCAGCCAAGGAAGTGGAGTTGTCTTCCTTAAAAAATGAGCAGCTCAGCATGGATCCAAGTGAGGAGAGATTATATTTACTTCTAAACAATCAGTTGACTAGACAAAAATTGGTGCCAAGTGCAATCTTATTATTTCTTGAAAAGTCATCAGACCCTGCAAAACTTGTCTTGGATCTGATTAAAGGTTATGTTCACCAACAGTTGAATAAAGAACAGATAGGCTTTGAAGAAAGTTTCTTGAGGTGGTCCACACTTCTTTTAAAGCAACTAAAGCAAATCTCACCAAGTATTGGTccaaaggaaagagaagatgCAATGAAGCTTGCAATTGACTTGAAATTGAACATGAGAAATGATACAAATGGTTCTATGGATGCTGTTGTCTTCTTGCTACTCATAGTATCGTATGGATTGACGACTTCATTCAGCGGGGATGAGATTTTGAAGCTCTTTGAGAACGTAGTGCTTCATGAACAGGCATCAGAATTGTGTCTGATGTTCGGGTATAATCAAAAGATACAAG AGCTTGTACAAAATCTTATTGGAACAAAGCAGTTTGTTAGGGCCGTCAGGTTTATATGTGGATACAAGTTGGCATCATTTCGACCTGTACAGATCCTGAACGAATATTTGCGAGATGCAAGGAATGCCACTGTAAAAGCCATCAATCAAGACAATACAGGTCAGGAAGATGTTCATGCTGCCACG GTTGAAGCCATAGACAAGGAGATAGATGCTCTGAATTCAGTAGTCACATGCGTTGCAGATTGTAACCTTGGTTCTGAAATCTCCTCTCAAGGGCTTGAAAGCCTTGTTGTTTCACTTAAAGATATGAAAAGGTTGATACCCAACAGCCATGGTCAACCAATAAGTTTGACCGATCAACAGCCACATTCCATCGTTGTTCAGCCACAATCACCACCTCGGGCCAATTACGAAGTCCAACGCACATATCCAACCAAGGGCGAAATGAAACAGCAGGTGAATTGGGATAAGTCCGAAGCGCAAAAACTGCGCTCAAACCATGAAGCCTGGCAGCACCATTCTCCTCCAACCCATCAACCCCATCAGCAACATTCTCCTCCAACCCATCAACCTCATCAGCAACATTCTCCTCCAACCCATCAACCCCATCAGCAACATTCTCCTCCAACCCATCAACCCCATCAGCAGCAATATCCATCCAATAATTCCACACTGCAACAACTGCAGAAGAAACGGAAGAGTATTCAGTATAAAAATCGTTCAATGAAGTACCCTCGAAAGCGTCCATCAACTGGACCTGTGTTTACAAGTTCATCTCCTAGAGTACATGATAAAAAATCCAAGTTTCAGCGGTACAATTCAAGATTTTCTGCAATGCCCAGGCTATTTGGTTTCCGTGAGGGTGGTCGTGCTACTGAACTTGGAAATCGTACTACGTCCCCAACCAGGTCTAGACCATAA